One region of Miscanthus floridulus cultivar M001 chromosome 19, ASM1932011v1, whole genome shotgun sequence genomic DNA includes:
- the LOC136528620 gene encoding uncharacterized protein, giving the protein MLSLVLYASWEELARNFLLEEEEEDEELIFVLLPAVMPFLDEEKTPEHTSSLPSAKKVKEILEGHENWCKEEFRMEAEIFRTIANFLRAENFLRDTRGMKIEEQLGLFMFMLSHNASIERLKKEFQHSGDTVHRKIYDVFNIIPTLTQKFIRLPNPSHTHMKITCDPRFMPFFQNCIGAIDGTHVPIIIGQDNTSPYRNRKGTLSQNVMFACDFNLKFTFISSGWEGSASDAGVLRSALGKGFTMPAGKFYLVDGGYANTPSFLAPYRGVKYHLNEFRRRGQRGNRGNAYANYKELFNHRHAILQNHIERAFGVLKKWFSILKVGTHYPIKSQVMIPAAAAVFHNIIRGLNGSEEWLDILPDNINPSNYVGMPEGDTNYPSEMESNHGNTLRDQIAHQMWAACNV; this is encoded by the exons ATGCTCTCTCTAGTGCTCT ATGCTTCTTGGGAAGAGCTTGCTAGGAATTTTTtgttggaagaggaagaagaagatgaggagctaATCTTTGTTCTTCTCCCTGCTGTAATGCCCTTTCTCGACGAAGAGAAAACACCTGAGCATACCTCTTCTCTTCCTAGTGCTAAAAAGGTTAAAGAGATCCTCGAAGGACACGAGAATTGGTGCAAGGAAGAATTTAGGATGGAGGCTGAAATATTTAGAACTATAGCAAACTTTCTCAGGGCCGAGAACTTTCTGCGTGACACACGTGGTATGAAGATTGAGGAGCAACTTGGTCTTTTTATGTTCATGCTCTCTCATAATGCAAGCATAGAGAGGCTAAAGAAGGAGTTTCAACATAGTGGTGACACAGTGCATAGGAAAATATATGATGTCTTCAATATCATTCCAACATTAACCCAAAAATTCATCAGACTTCCGAATCCAAGCCACACACACATGAAGATTACATGTGACCCTAGATTTATGCCATTCTTTCAG AACTGCATCGGCGCTATCGATGGTACGCATGTCCCAATCATAATTGGACAAGACAACACCAGTCCCTATAGAAATAGGAAGGGGACACTATCACAGAATGTTATGTTTGCCTGTGACTTCAACTTGAAGTTCACTTTCATCTCATCTGGTTGGGAAGGATCCGCATCTGATGCAGGAGTGTTGCGGTCTGCTCTTGGCAAGGGATTCACTATGCCAGCAGGCAAATTCTATCTTGTAGACGGTGGATATGCAAACACACCATCATTCCTTGCTCCCTACCGAGGAGTTAAGTATCATCTCAATGAGTTCAGAAGACGTGGCCAGAGGGGAAAT AGGGGAAATGCATATGCCAACTACAAGGAATTGTTCAATCATCGGCATGCGATTCTTCAAAATCACATTGAGAGGGCCTTTGGGGTTCTCAAAAAGTGGTTTTCAATTCTGAAAGTGGGGACACATTACCCAATTAAATCTCAAGTTATGATTCCAGCAGCTGCTGCTGTGTTTCACAACATCATTAGAGGGTTGAATGGGAGTGAAGAGTGGCTAGACATCCTACCTGATAATATCAACCCATCAAATTATGTCGGCATGCCAGAGGGAGACACTAACTACCCAAGTGAGATGGAATCAAACCATGGAAATACCCTACGAGACCAGATAGCCCATCAGATGTGGGCTGCCTGTAATGTGTAG
- the LOC136527077 gene encoding probable beta-1,4-xylosyltransferase IRX14 produces the protein MMKSLLPQSQLRRSAAAAARSSGGGAAGADGAMADGGGAGPRAPASSTFWFLLHALFCLISVFLGFRFSRLLFFLLFSTTALYHSTTSSSSAAVLRATTTTTTTTTTTTTTTNTIMLSFAAANNPPSGPANRTAREAAAAADNKGAVASGNPQSHVVVGRHGIRIRPWPHPDPVEVMRAHRIMERVQEEQRRWYGVKEPRQVLVVTPTYSRAFQALHLTGLLHSLRNVPYPLTWIVVEAGGTTNATASMLARSGLTFVHIPFPDRMPHDWADRHATENRMRLHALRVIRERKMDGVVVFADDSNVHSMELFDEVQKVQWMGAVSVGILAHTGRADQLRLSEEDKQNMPLPVQGPACNSSGHLAGWHTFNSLPFSGKTATVVGEAAPVLPRGLEWAGFVLNSRMLWKEADGKPDWVKDLDAVGENGEEIENPLTLLNDPSSVEPLGNCGKKVLLWWLRVEARADSKFPQGWVIEPPLEVVVPAKRTPWPETTTELPSELLDDKQEQEDRRLSRANKSSRPRGTTKRKGDPKGKITDGRTYWHCNVYLYTLQKTQLEAYPVNLAVAVFNFFLMFLLLWRWSTLGYVICRVHIFNVAYLLCCNVRCIGN, from the exons ATGATGAAGTCGCTGCTGCCGCAGAGCCAGCTGCggcggtcggcggcggcggcagcgcggtCGTCGGGCGGCGGCGCAGCGGGGGCAGACGGGGCTATGGCCGACGGCGGCGGGGCGGGGCCGCGGGCGCCCGCCTCCTCCACGTTCTGGTTCCTGCTCCACGCGCTCTTCTGCCTCATCTCTGTCTTCCTCGGCTTCCGCTTCTCGCGGCTTCTCTTCTTCCTGCTCTTCTCCACCACCGCGCTCTACcactccaccacctcctcctcctcggccgccGTCCTgcgcgccaccaccaccaccaccacgaccacgacaacgaccaccaccaccaccaacaccatcaTGCTCTCCTTCGCCGCCGCCAACAATCCCCCTTCCGGCCCCGCTAACCGCACGGCgcgggaggcggccgcggcggccgaCAACAAGGGGGCGGTGGCGTCCGGGAACCCGCAGAGCCACGTCGTGGTGGGGAGGCACGGGATTCGGATCCGGCCGTGGCCGCACCCGGACCCCGTCGAGGTGATGCGCGCGCACCGGATCATGGAGCGCGTGCAGGAGGAGCAGCGCCGCTGGTACGGCGTCAAGGAGCCCAGGCAGGTGCTCGTCGTCACCCCGACCTACTCCCGCGCGTTCCAGGCGCTCCACCTCACCGGCCTCCTCCACTCCCTCCGCAACGTGCCGTACCCGCTCACCTGGATCGTCGTCGAGGCGGGCGGCACCACCAACGCCACGGCTTCGATGCTTGCGCGCTCTGGCCTTACTTTCGTCCACATCCCATTCCCTGACCGCATGCCCCACGACTGGGCCGACCGCCACGCCACTGAGAACCGGATGCGCCTCCACGCCCTACG CGTGATCCGTGAGAGGAAGATGGATGGTGTAGTTGTTTTTGCGGACGACAGCAATGTTCATAGCATGGAGCTGTTCGATGAGGTGCAGAAGGTCCAGTGGATGGGTGCTGTATCCGTTGGAATCCTTGCGCATACTGGAAGGGCAGACCAACTACGGCTCAGCGAGGAGGACAAACAGAATATGCCTCTTCCAGTCCAGGGCCCTGCTTGCAACTCCTCAGGGCATCTGGCTGGATGGCACACGTTCAACTCATTGCCCTTCTCTGGGAAGACCGCCACAGTGGTTGGTGAGGCAGCCCCTGTTCTGCCCAGGGGTCTGGAGTGGGCTGGCTTTGTGTTGAACTCGAGAATGCTGTGGAAGGAGGCTGACGGCAAGCCTGACTGGGTGAAGGATCTTGATGCTGTGGGCGAGAATGGAGAGGAGATTGAGAACCCACTTACTCTGTTGAATGATCCATCCTCTGTTGAGCCACTGGGCAACTGTGGGAAGAAGGTCCTACTGTGGTGGCTCCGTGTTGAAGCACGGGCTGACAGCAAGTTTCCTCAGGG GTGGGTAATTGAGCCACCTTTGGAAGTCGTCGTCCCTGCAAAGCGCACTCCATGGCCTGAAACCACCACCGAGCTTCCATCCGAGTTGTTGGATGACAAGCAAGAGCAGGAGGATAGGCGGCTGTCAAGAGCCAACAAATCGTCTCGGCCCCGAGGCACCACGAAACGGAAGGGTGACCCCAAGGGCAAGATAACTGATGGGAGAACGTACTGGCATTGTAATGTATATCTCTACACCCTGCAAAAAACACAGTTGGAAGCGTATCCAGTTAATCTGGCGGTGGCTGTGTTTAATTTTTTTCTGATGTTTTTGCTCTTGTGGCGATGGTCCACGCTTGGGTATGTTATCTGTAGGGTGCACATTTTTAATGTAGCTTATCTGTTGTGTTGTAATGTACGCTGCATTGGAAACTGA
- the LOC136527669 gene encoding EH domain-containing protein 1-like: protein MEIGQYPASSCSKEHEKIYQEWFALADADGDGRITGPDAIKFFGMSKLSRPDLKQVWAIVDTRRQGYLGFPEFVTAMQLVSLAQAGNEITQDSLKRDDLVSLNPPVMEGLDALLAKSKHLVKRVDPEMDGYPQEQSHLTNKWFSSKSSKNIPLTAVTSVIDGLKKLYIEKLKPLEVTYKFNDFVSPLLTSSDFDAKPMVMLLGQYSTGKTTFIKHLLRTSYPGAHIGPEPTTDRFVVVMSGPDERTIPGNTIAVQADMPFSGLTTFGTAFLSKFECSQMRHPLLEHITFVDTPGVLSGEKQRTQRSYDFTGVTSWFAAKCDLILLLFDPHKLDISDEFKRVIGSLRGHDDKIRVVLNKADQIDTQQLMRVYGALMWSLGKVLNTPEVSRVYIGSFNDKPVNESAVGPLGKELFEREQDDLLSDLKDIPKKACDRRINEFVKRARAAKIHAYIIGHLKKEMPTMMGKAKAQQRLIDNLPDEFAKVQRECHLPSGDFPYVEHFKEVLSGYSFDKFEKVKPKMIQAVDDMLGYDIPELLKNFRNPYE, encoded by the exons ATGGAGATCGGGCAGTACCCCGCGAGCAGCTGCTCCAAGGAGCACGAGAAGATCTACCAGGAGTGGTTCGCGCTCGCGGACGCAG ATGGGGATGGTCGCATCACGGGCCCCGACGCGATCAAGTTTTTCGGCATGTCCAAGCTCTCCCGCCCCGACCTCAAGCAG GTCTGGGCTATCGTGGACACCAGACGGCAGGGGTACCTGGGTTTCCCCGAATTCGTCACGGCCATGCAG CTAGTCTCTCTGGCACAAGCAGGGAATGAGATTACTCAAGATAGCCTTAAACGCGATG ATTTGGTCAGTTTGAATCCACCTGTGATGGAAGGTTTGGATGCCCTACTTGCG AAATCTAAGCATTTGGTGAAGCGTGTTGATCCAGAAATGGATG GATACCCTCAGGAACAATCCCATTTAACAAACAAATGGTTCAGCTCAAAGTCATCAAAGAAC ATACCTCTGACTGCTGTTACTTCTGTCATTGATGGCTTGAAAAAACTTTATATCGAAAAGTTAAAGCCTTTGGAAGTTACATACAAGTTCAATGATTTCGTCTCCCCTTTGCTG ACAAGTAGTGATTTTGATGCAAAGCCAATGGTTATGCTCTTAGGTCAATATTCTACtggtaaaacaacttttatcaagCATCTGCTAAGAACAAGCTATCCAG GTGCCCATATTGGACCAGAGCCAACAACAGATAGATTTGTAGTTGTCATG TCAGGACCTGACGAAAGGACTATTCCTGGAAATACTATTGCTGTTCAAGCTGACATGCCTTTTAGCGGCCTTACAACATTTGGGACTGCATTTTTATCCAAGTTTGAGTGCTCTCAGATGCGACATCCA CTGCTAGAGCATATCACATTTGTTGACACACCTGGTGTTCTTTCTGGTGAAAAGCAACGCACGCAACGCAGCTATGATTTCACTGGCGTGACATCATGGTTTGCTGCGAAGTGTGATCTTATTCTTCTTCTGTTTGATCCTCATAAGCTTGATATCAGCGATGAGTTCAAACGTGTCATTGGATCATTACGTGGACATGATGACAAAATACGTGTAGTTTTGAACAAGGCAGATCAAATAGACACTCAACAG CTTATGAGAGTTTATGGTGCATTGATGTGGTCTCTTGGGAAAGTATTGAATACACCTGAGGTTTCACGTGTTTATATTGG ATCATTCAATGACAAACCAGTAAATGAATCAGCTGTTGGTCCACTTGGAAAGGAACTAtttgagagagagcaagatgatcTCCTTTCTGATCTCAAAGATATCCCCAAGAAAGCCTGTGATCGTCgg ATCAATGAATTTGTTAAACGTGCTAGAGCTGCCAAGATCCATGCTTATATAATAGGCCATCTAAAGAAGGAGATGCCTACAATGATGGGCAAAGCAAAAGCCCAACAACGACTCATAGACAATCTGCCCGATGAGtttgcaaag GTGCAACGGGAATGCCATCTTCCGTCGGGAGATTTTCCTTATGTGGAGCACTTCAAAGAGGTCTTGAGCGGGTATAGCTTCGACAAGTTTGAGAAGGTCAAGCCCAAGATGATACAGGCCGTGGATGATATGCTTGGATATGACATTCCAGAACTTCTCAAGAACTTCAGGAACCCATACGAGTGA
- the LOC136526978 gene encoding transcription elongation factor SPT6 homolog, translating to MLDEDDYMLLEDNNVTGISRPKPGNKFKHLKKAGKESEMDEHSVFSDDDGTGTKDSGNGRDAMPFEDYEDDQQAEETEELGNYEDDLGGFIVDDDEIDGNGQVVRRMKFKKKVPRQAAGVSSSALQEAQDIFGEVDELLARRKQGLEREASNSGELRGKRLEDEFEPDRT from the exons atgcttgatgaGGATGACTATATGTTGCTCGAGGATAATAATGTCACCGGCATCAGTCGGCCAAAGCCA GGAAACAAGTTTAAGCACTTGAAGAAGGCCGGGAAGGAATCTGAAATGGATGAGCACTCTGTTTTTTCAGATGATGATGGAACAGGGACAAAAGACAGTGGCAACGGGAGAG ATGCTATGCCTTTTGAGGACTATGAGGATGACCAGCAGGCAGAGGAAACTGAGGAGCTTGGTAATTACGAAGATGATTTGGGAGGTTTCATTGTggatgatgatgaaattgatgggaATGGCCAAGTTGTAAG AAGGATGAAGTTTAAAAAGAAGGTACCACGACAAGCAGCAGGTGTATCATCATCTGCTCTACAAGAGGCCCAAGACATATTTGGTGAGGTTGATGAGTTGTTAGCACGAAGAAAGCAAGGGCTTGAGAGGGAGGCTTCTAACTCAGGTGAGTTGAGAGGGAAGAGGCTTGAAGACGAGTTTGAGCCTGATAGGACTTGA